Proteins co-encoded in one Culicoidibacter larvae genomic window:
- a CDS encoding CynX/NimT family MFS transporter, with translation MKKILQPLYVGLVIFLVALNLRPAITSVAPVLDMIQQSLGMSNTVASLLTAIPVLCMGIFAPIAGSKLLKRFKQEQLLLATVILLTAGTILRFFAFDTLFLLFTTVVIGIGIAVAGPLLSGMIKKYFPNRAALMVSVYSVGLAAGAAVASAFTLPIAEFFGGAWSVALGFWALLGGVAIASLLPLLRSNAVKPVSEAVALDEASGKSPWLSKEAWSIAIYFGLQSGLFYSLLAWFIPYLKSIGVDANTAGYIMTLFTTVQILGNFCFPLLVSVFKRKMLFLYISSALTVLGMLLLIILHLSVVAALLLAIGTGGLFSLGLLLPIEVTDNHHDANSYSAMALSVGYIIAGFLPFMLGMAIDFSGDTAVSMNFLSVFALLMFAAIFWIQHEAKKKEPKK, from the coding sequence ATGAAAAAAATTTTACAGCCGCTATATGTTGGTTTAGTTATTTTTTTGGTAGCTTTGAATTTGCGGCCAGCTATTACTTCGGTGGCACCGGTGCTGGATATGATTCAGCAGTCACTTGGGATGAGCAATACGGTTGCCAGTTTGTTGACGGCAATTCCGGTTTTATGTATGGGTATTTTTGCACCGATTGCCGGGAGTAAGTTATTGAAGCGTTTTAAGCAGGAGCAGTTATTGCTGGCGACAGTTATTTTATTAACCGCCGGGACAATTTTGCGATTCTTTGCATTTGATACGTTATTTTTATTATTTACAACTGTTGTTATCGGCATTGGTATTGCAGTTGCCGGACCGTTGCTATCAGGAATGATTAAGAAGTATTTTCCTAATCGTGCTGCATTGATGGTGAGTGTTTATTCAGTTGGCTTGGCAGCCGGGGCTGCAGTTGCCAGCGCATTTACTTTACCAATTGCAGAATTTTTTGGTGGAGCTTGGAGTGTGGCTCTTGGCTTTTGGGCGCTTTTAGGTGGAGTTGCCATTGCGTCATTATTGCCTTTATTGCGGAGTAATGCTGTAAAACCAGTTTCAGAGGCGGTTGCTCTTGATGAAGCGAGCGGAAAATCACCGTGGCTTTCTAAGGAAGCGTGGAGTATTGCGATTTACTTTGGGTTGCAGTCTGGACTGTTTTATTCGTTGCTGGCATGGTTTATTCCATATCTGAAGTCAATTGGTGTTGATGCTAATACGGCAGGATATATTATGACTTTGTTTACCACCGTACAAATTTTAGGAAACTTCTGTTTTCCATTGTTGGTTTCAGTATTTAAACGGAAGATGTTATTTTTATATATTAGTTCGGCGCTGACTGTTTTAGGTATGTTGTTGCTTATTATTCTGCATCTTAGTGTTGTTGCAGCATTGCTTTTGGCTATTGGTACCGGCGGATTATTCTCATTAGGATTATTGTTGCCAATTGAGGTGACTGACAATCATCATGACGCCAATAGTTATTCGGCAATGGCTTTATCGGTAGGCTACATTATTGCCGGATTTTTACCATTTATGCTTGGTATGGCAATTGACTTTTCCGGAGATACGGCAGTTTCAATGAATTTTCTGAGTGTATTTGCCTTGTTGATGTTTGCAGCAATCTTTTGGATTCAACATGAGGCTAAGAAAAAGGAACCAAAAAAATAA
- a CDS encoding ribonuclease J, translating to MAKIKIFALGGLDENGKSMYVVEVDQAIYVLDAGLKYPEESMLGIDKVIPDITYLKENEDRIKGIFLTHAHEDHIGALPVVMQELAVPVYGTKLTLDIVEDMLKIEGVKPKGELKVVAPYTAIDFKRGQSVFFFKTTHSIPDSIGICINTKDGSIVFTGDFYFDQNATELYSTDIGNLGYIGKKGVLALLSVSRGVEQKGYAANNQGFKHALGDYFYDAKSRVIVSAFATDIKRIQDIIDVAVEYDKKVFITGVRGQRLIDISLKNGYLKVPEGTMIPLKEVERHRDDLVVIVAGNTGIPFNSLIRMSTGADKLIQIDDRDTVVIASPAITGTEVVAAKAIDEVFKTGARTYIVDKKLLNSSVAAQEDLKMLLNLMKPKYLFPVDGEYRQLIEHEQLALGLGYDASQIFIRDNGEVVHLNNGVYDESAETVPVDDVLIDGNISGDVGNVVLRDRQQLSQDGVVITVITLNSKKKRMVGEPQIVTRGFVYVRQSQELLDQMRDIVTTTVNDKIAENGLEWNAIRQDVREHLGKFLFKQTKRRPVVLTIMMDV from the coding sequence ATGGCAAAGATTAAAATTTTTGCGCTTGGCGGTCTTGATGAAAACGGGAAAAGTATGTACGTTGTTGAAGTTGACCAAGCAATTTATGTGTTAGACGCCGGGTTAAAGTATCCGGAAGAGTCGATGTTAGGTATTGATAAGGTTATTCCTGATATTACCTATTTAAAAGAGAATGAGGACCGGATTAAGGGGATATTCTTAACCCATGCCCATGAGGATCATATTGGTGCTTTACCGGTTGTCATGCAAGAGTTAGCGGTTCCGGTTTATGGAACAAAGCTGACTTTGGATATTGTGGAAGATATGCTAAAGATTGAGGGCGTTAAGCCGAAGGGTGAATTAAAAGTTGTTGCACCGTATACGGCAATTGACTTTAAGCGCGGACAATCAGTGTTTTTCTTTAAAACAACCCATAGTATTCCTGATTCGATTGGAATTTGTATTAATACTAAAGATGGTTCAATTGTATTTACTGGTGATTTCTATTTTGATCAAAATGCAACCGAATTGTATTCAACTGATATTGGGAACCTTGGCTACATTGGGAAGAAAGGTGTTTTAGCCTTGCTTTCAGTGAGCCGTGGGGTTGAACAAAAAGGATATGCTGCTAATAATCAAGGCTTTAAACATGCTTTAGGGGATTACTTCTATGATGCTAAAAGTCGAGTTATTGTATCAGCATTTGCTACGGATATTAAACGTATTCAAGATATTATTGATGTAGCGGTTGAGTATGATAAAAAAGTATTTATTACTGGTGTGCGCGGGCAGCGTTTAATTGATATTTCGTTGAAAAACGGTTATTTAAAAGTGCCTGAAGGAACAATGATTCCTTTGAAAGAAGTTGAGCGTCATCGTGATGATTTAGTTGTCATTGTAGCTGGTAATACCGGAATTCCGTTTAACTCGTTAATCCGGATGTCAACCGGTGCTGATAAATTGATTCAAATTGATGATCGTGACACAGTTGTAATTGCCTCACCGGCAATTACCGGGACTGAAGTTGTTGCTGCTAAAGCAATTGATGAGGTCTTTAAAACTGGAGCGCGGACTTATATCGTTGATAAAAAATTATTGAATTCAAGTGTAGCTGCACAAGAAGATTTAAAAATGTTGCTGAACTTGATGAAACCAAAATATTTATTTCCGGTAGATGGTGAATATCGTCAATTAATTGAACATGAGCAACTTGCTCTTGGTTTAGGTTATGATGCCAGTCAGATTTTCATTCGTGATAATGGTGAGGTTGTTCATTTAAACAATGGTGTTTATGATGAGAGTGCCGAAACTGTTCCGGTGGATGATGTTTTAATTGATGGCAATATCAGCGGTGATGTCGGTAACGTAGTATTGCGTGACCGTCAGCAATTATCGCAAGATGGTGTTGTTATTACTGTAATTACGCTTAATTCTAAGAAAAAACGCATGGTTGGTGAACCGCAGATTGTGACCAGAGGCTTTGTTTATGTCCGTCAGTCACAAGAGTTACTTGACCAAATGCGTGATATTGTGACTACGACAGTTAATGATAAGATTGCTGAAAATGGTTTAGAATGGAATGCGATTCGTCAGGATGTTCGTGAACATTTAGGGAAATTCTTATTTAAGCAAACAAAGAGACGCCCTGTTGTACTAACGATTATGATGGATGTGTAA
- the mgtA gene encoding magnesium-translocating P-type ATPase, which produces MSRKADIENKERQLNQSAMAQLFHAASADSEALLTEYQNSESGFDDARVLAMRQKYGENRLTHQRKVPTIVQFLLAFTDPFTIVLFVLAIISFVSNVLLAPAGQQDPSTVIIILVLIFISGTLRFVQQYRSKKSADSLNEMVKTKIDVMRNGKVTEVPITEIVVGDLVVLSAGDMIPADVRLISVKDLFVSQAPLTGESTPVEKYAATDSNKNDDVLDLSNVAFMGSNVISGSATSLVVNIGDTTMFGAVAQDIAEKPPLTSFDKGINSVSWLLIRLMLVMVPIVFVLNGIHSNDWLNAFLFALSVAVGLTPAMLPTIVTTNLAKGAVMLSKKKVIVKNIDAIQNFGGMDVLCTDKTGTITQDKVVLMHAYDVNGDESDRVLEYGYLNSNFQTGLKNLMDVAIIDYAQEQDKVEQYKEFVKVDEIPFDFTRRRMSVVVKDSQQRILITKGAIEEMLSVCTLVESEGKTVNLTDELRQQILAQVVKYNADGLRVLGLAYKNEPALEDTFSVQDESEMVLLGYLSFLDPPKDSAKTAIASLKQYGVQVKILTGDNDGVTKTVCHEVGLNVDRILLGSDIARMSKEELDKATETVDVFAKLSPTQKVEVVESLRRNKHVVGFMGDGINDAAAIKQADVGISVDTAVDIAKEAAPIILLEKNLMVLKDGVIEGRKTYGNIIKYIKMTLSSNFGNIFSIVIASIFLPFLPMLPIQILVLNLIYDISCTAIPWDNVDVEFLVKPRDWNAKSIKSYMVWLGPTSSIFDITTFIMLFFVLCPLFVGGSYSSINSEQQLLFAAFFHTGWFVESLWTQTLVIHMIRTPKIPFIQSRASLPMFVFTTLGILIGTVLPYTEIGAILKMEPLPAIYYALLVGTILLYIVLVTVVKKLYVKKYKELL; this is translated from the coding sequence ATGAGTCGTAAAGCTGATATTGAGAATAAGGAACGGCAATTAAATCAATCAGCAATGGCACAGTTATTTCATGCAGCTAGTGCTGATAGCGAGGCATTGCTTACTGAATATCAAAATAGCGAGTCGGGGTTTGATGATGCCCGGGTTTTGGCGATGCGCCAGAAATATGGTGAAAATCGGCTGACACATCAGCGTAAGGTGCCAACGATAGTGCAGTTTTTGCTGGCGTTTACTGATCCGTTTACGATTGTGTTATTTGTTTTGGCAATTATTTCTTTTGTTTCCAATGTGTTGCTGGCACCTGCCGGGCAACAAGATCCATCCACGGTAATCATTATTTTGGTGTTGATTTTTATTAGCGGTACGTTGCGTTTTGTGCAACAATATCGTTCAAAAAAGTCAGCAGATTCATTGAATGAAATGGTGAAAACCAAGATAGATGTAATGCGTAATGGCAAAGTAACTGAGGTGCCAATTACGGAAATTGTTGTTGGTGATTTAGTGGTGCTTTCTGCCGGTGATATGATTCCTGCAGATGTTCGGCTTATTTCAGTAAAGGATTTGTTTGTTAGTCAAGCACCGCTTACTGGTGAAAGTACACCGGTAGAGAAGTATGCTGCAACTGATAGTAATAAAAATGATGATGTACTGGACTTAAGCAATGTGGCTTTTATGGGCAGTAATGTAATTAGTGGTTCAGCAACAAGCTTGGTTGTTAATATTGGTGATACAACGATGTTTGGCGCGGTGGCTCAGGATATTGCTGAGAAACCGCCGCTTACGAGTTTTGACAAAGGGATTAATTCAGTCAGCTGGTTATTAATTCGCTTGATGTTGGTGATGGTACCGATTGTTTTTGTGCTTAATGGTATTCATTCAAATGATTGGCTTAATGCCTTTTTGTTCGCTCTTTCGGTTGCGGTGGGTTTAACTCCGGCAATGCTGCCGACGATTGTTACAACTAATCTTGCTAAGGGTGCGGTTATGCTTTCGAAGAAGAAAGTGATTGTCAAAAATATTGATGCAATTCAGAATTTTGGTGGTATGGATGTGCTTTGTACTGATAAAACCGGAACAATTACTCAGGATAAAGTTGTTTTGATGCATGCGTATGATGTAAATGGTGATGAGAGTGACCGAGTGCTGGAATATGGCTATTTAAACAGTAATTTTCAAACCGGGTTAAAGAATTTAATGGACGTAGCAATTATTGATTATGCTCAAGAGCAGGATAAAGTTGAACAATATAAAGAATTTGTTAAGGTTGATGAGATTCCATTTGATTTTACCCGGCGGCGGATGAGTGTTGTTGTTAAAGATTCGCAGCAACGTATTTTAATTACCAAGGGTGCTATTGAAGAGATGTTAAGTGTTTGTACCTTAGTTGAATCTGAAGGGAAAACCGTGAATTTGACTGATGAACTGCGGCAACAAATACTTGCTCAGGTGGTTAAATATAACGCTGATGGATTACGGGTGCTTGGGTTGGCGTATAAAAATGAGCCGGCTCTTGAAGATACCTTTAGTGTTCAGGATGAAAGCGAAATGGTTTTATTAGGGTACCTTTCATTTTTGGATCCGCCGAAGGATAGTGCTAAAACTGCAATTGCCAGTTTGAAGCAATATGGGGTTCAGGTTAAGATCTTGACTGGCGATAATGATGGGGTGACAAAAACCGTTTGTCATGAAGTGGGGTTAAATGTAGACCGAATATTACTTGGTTCGGACATTGCTCGAATGTCTAAGGAAGAATTGGATAAAGCGACTGAAACGGTTGATGTTTTTGCTAAGCTTTCACCGACACAAAAGGTAGAAGTGGTTGAAAGCTTGCGCCGTAATAAACATGTTGTTGGTTTTATGGGGGATGGTATCAATGATGCCGCTGCTATTAAACAGGCGGATGTTGGGATTTCAGTTGATACTGCTGTGGATATTGCCAAAGAGGCGGCGCCAATTATTTTGTTGGAAAAAAATCTGATGGTGCTGAAAGACGGTGTCATTGAAGGGCGCAAAACATACGGTAATATTATTAAGTACATAAAGATGACTTTAAGCTCAAATTTCGGTAATATATTTTCAATTGTTATTGCCAGTATCTTTTTACCGTTTTTACCAATGTTGCCAATTCAGATATTGGTTCTTAATCTTATTTACGACATTTCATGCACAGCAATTCCTTGGGATAACGTTGATGTAGAGTTTTTAGTGAAGCCGCGTGATTGGAATGCTAAGTCGATTAAATCCTATATGGTTTGGCTGGGACCAACCAGTTCGATCTTTGATATAACTACGTTTATTATGCTTTTCTTTGTACTTTGTCCGTTGTTTGTTGGCGGCAGTTACAGCAGTATAAATTCAGAACAACAGCTCTTATTTGCCGCGTTTTTCCATACTGGTTGGTTCGTTGAATCGCTATGGACACAAACTTTAGTTATTCATATGATTCGAACCCCCAAAATACCGTTCATTCAAAGTCGCGCGTCATTGCCAATGTTTGTATTTACCACTTTAGGTATACTAATTGGAACAGTCTTACCATACACTGAGATTGGCGCAATATTAAAAATGGAGCCATTACCGGCAATTTACTATGCTTTACTTGTCGGGACAATTCTCCTATATATTGTTTTGGTTACGGTAGTGAAAAAGCTATATGTTAAGAAGTATAAAGAGTTGCTTTAG
- a CDS encoding TetR/AcrR family transcriptional regulator, with product MLISSNPTAIQSQTWIIDTLLALMSIKNYNEITVSEICRKAKLDRRTFYRNFNSKTDVLDHYITTLGKEYLNAHQQIDVTNALATAEVFFRFWQSHTSFITNIQKSGLSNFVFKQFTAFTKENIEIFTDDKLPQLVNKYVYSYRIGGFWNIMLTWITDGCKLSPNQMATIFQEYC from the coding sequence ATGTTAATTAGCAGTAACCCAACAGCAATTCAATCACAAACATGGATTATTGACACCTTACTCGCTTTAATGTCCATCAAAAATTATAATGAAATAACCGTATCTGAAATATGCCGCAAAGCAAAATTAGACAGACGCACGTTTTATCGTAATTTTAATTCAAAAACTGATGTTCTTGATCATTATATTACTACGCTTGGAAAAGAATATCTAAATGCTCATCAACAAATTGACGTCACTAATGCTCTCGCTACCGCGGAAGTTTTCTTTCGTTTTTGGCAATCACATACTAGTTTCATCACAAACATTCAAAAAAGCGGCCTGAGTAATTTTGTGTTCAAACAATTCACTGCATTTACCAAAGAAAACATTGAAATTTTCACTGATGATAAATTACCCCAATTGGTAAATAAATATGTATATTCTTATCGAATTGGTGGTTTTTGGAATATCATGCTCACTTGGATAACTGATGGTTGCAAACTTTCTCCGAATCAAATGGCCACTATTTTTCAAGAATATTGTTAA
- a CDS encoding manganese-dependent inorganic pyrophosphatase — translation MAKTLIFGHKSPDTDTITAAISLAYLETQLGNEVEAVRLGEINKETAFALDYFGVENIRLVGDVSKETDTVMLVDHNERNQSADGLENVTIRRVVDHHRIANFETAEPLFFRAEPVGCTATILYKMYQENGVEIPKEIAGLMLSAIISDTLLFKSPTCTTDDEFVADRLAQIAGVSAEVYGLDMLKAGADLSDKTADELIHIDSKPFEMGKFSVQVSQISVIDVDAIMNQAKQIKAAMDAHLISTNQDEFVVLVTDIINSNSIVITRGNTPQLVENAFKVLLHNSTAELPGVVSRKKQVVPQLTAVAQSL, via the coding sequence ATGGCAAAAACATTGATTTTTGGACATAAGAGTCCGGATACGGATACGATTACGGCAGCTATTTCATTAGCATATTTAGAGACTCAATTAGGTAATGAGGTTGAAGCGGTTCGTTTAGGAGAAATTAACAAGGAGACGGCTTTTGCATTAGATTATTTCGGTGTGGAAAACATTCGTCTTGTTGGTGATGTGAGCAAGGAAACCGATACGGTTATGTTAGTGGATCATAATGAGCGCAATCAAAGTGCTGATGGTCTTGAAAACGTGACAATTCGTCGAGTGGTTGATCATCACCGTATTGCGAACTTTGAAACGGCTGAACCATTATTCTTCCGTGCTGAACCAGTTGGTTGTACGGCTACGATTTTATATAAAATGTATCAAGAAAATGGCGTTGAAATTCCAAAGGAAATTGCCGGCTTAATGTTATCAGCGATTATTTCGGACACATTGTTATTTAAATCGCCGACATGCACGACTGATGATGAATTTGTGGCTGATCGCTTGGCGCAAATCGCTGGCGTAAGTGCAGAAGTGTATGGCTTGGATATGTTGAAAGCCGGTGCGGATTTAAGTGATAAAACTGCGGATGAATTGATTCATATTGACAGCAAGCCATTTGAAATGGGTAAATTCAGTGTTCAGGTTTCACAAATCAGTGTTATTGATGTTGATGCGATTATGAATCAAGCAAAGCAAATCAAGGCAGCAATGGATGCCCATTTGATTTCAACTAACCAAGATGAGTTTGTGGTTTTGGTTACTGATATTATTAATAGTAATTCAATCGTAATTACTCGCGGTAATACACCGCAGTTAGTGGAAAATGCTTTTAAAGTACTTTTGCATAATAGCACCGCTGAACTACCAGGTGTTGTTTCACGTAAAAAACAAGTTGTTCCGCAGTTGACTGCCGTGGCACAATCTTTATAA
- a CDS encoding DNA topoisomerase III produces MAKAVVLAEKPSVARDIARVLGCNQKGNGFLEGKQYIVTWALGHLVTLADPESYDKKYQQWKLEDLPMLPKDMRLVVIKQTTKQYHAVASQLKRNDVDSIIIATDAGREGELVARWIIEQAKVKKPIKRLWISSVTDKAIKDGFNHLQDGRKYEPLYMSAVARSEADWLVGMNATRALTTKYNAQLSSGRVQTPTLAMIAAREDEIKAFEPKNYFGLQAKAEQVLFTWQDSKTKSTQSFDAERISSLLKKLNGLPLIIQKVDKKAKKTFAANLYDLTELQRDANKKFGFSAKETLSVMQSLYEHHKVLTYPRTDSRYISDDIVPTLKDRLRSCGKAQYAKLAQQILAKPIKGGSFVNNAKVSDHHAIIPTEEPVNLAALSDRERKVYDLVVRRFLAVLLPPYEYEETSMQATIGEELFTARGQRVLALGWKQAYSGLELDDENKDATQNLPELQIGRELKPVILLETRGTTKPSAYFTEATLLSAMERPAKYMNSNDKNLISQLEQAGGIGTVATRADIIEKLFSSFVIEHQGQSIRITPKGRQLLDLAPQQLTSPLLTAQWEQKLAEIAEGKLSKDVFIRDIREYAQTLVSEIKRSDKNFKHQNISGKMCPDCGKPMLEVNGKKGKMLVCSDRECGNRQRVSQLTNARCPECHKKLELFGEGDGRIFVCKCGYREKLSAFEKRRNSEQSKKSASKGEVQKYLQKSKKAEPPKDDNPFAKAFAALKNDEE; encoded by the coding sequence ATGGCAAAGGCAGTTGTGCTGGCAGAAAAGCCTTCAGTTGCTCGGGATATTGCCCGGGTGCTGGGATGTAATCAAAAGGGAAATGGCTTTTTAGAAGGCAAACAATATATCGTTACTTGGGCACTTGGCCATTTAGTGACACTTGCTGACCCTGAAAGTTATGATAAGAAATATCAGCAATGGAAGCTGGAAGATTTACCAATGTTGCCTAAAGATATGCGTTTGGTAGTTATTAAACAAACGACAAAGCAATATCATGCTGTAGCAAGTCAATTGAAACGTAATGATGTTGACAGTATTATTATTGCAACTGATGCCGGACGCGAGGGCGAACTGGTAGCACGCTGGATTATTGAGCAAGCTAAGGTCAAGAAGCCAATTAAACGATTGTGGATTTCATCAGTTACTGATAAAGCAATCAAAGATGGCTTCAACCATTTACAGGATGGTCGAAAATATGAACCGCTTTATATGTCAGCAGTTGCCCGCAGTGAAGCGGACTGGCTGGTAGGTATGAATGCGACAAGAGCATTAACCACAAAGTACAATGCCCAATTATCAAGCGGGCGAGTGCAAACGCCGACTTTGGCAATGATTGCTGCTCGTGAAGATGAGATAAAAGCATTTGAACCTAAGAATTATTTTGGGTTACAGGCAAAAGCCGAGCAAGTATTGTTTACCTGGCAGGATAGCAAAACTAAAAGTACGCAAAGTTTTGATGCTGAACGTATTAGTAGTTTGCTTAAAAAGTTAAATGGTCTACCGCTGATTATCCAAAAAGTTGATAAGAAGGCGAAGAAAACCTTTGCTGCCAACCTGTATGATCTTACTGAGTTACAGCGGGATGCCAATAAAAAATTCGGTTTTTCAGCTAAAGAAACTTTATCAGTCATGCAATCGCTTTACGAACACCACAAAGTGCTTACATATCCGCGGACTGATTCGCGCTACATCAGCGATGATATCGTGCCAACGTTGAAAGATCGTTTGCGCAGCTGCGGCAAAGCGCAGTACGCAAAACTGGCGCAACAAATTCTTGCTAAGCCGATTAAAGGCGGCAGCTTTGTAAATAATGCCAAAGTTTCCGATCACCACGCTATTATTCCAACTGAAGAACCGGTGAATCTGGCAGCACTGAGCGATCGTGAACGTAAAGTTTACGATTTAGTTGTTCGTCGCTTTCTAGCAGTTCTGCTACCACCATATGAGTATGAAGAAACCAGTATGCAGGCAACCATTGGTGAGGAGCTTTTTACCGCTCGCGGCCAACGCGTGCTTGCGCTGGGATGGAAGCAAGCTTATAGTGGTTTGGAGCTTGATGATGAAAATAAAGATGCAACACAAAATCTGCCAGAATTACAAATTGGGCGCGAGTTGAAGCCGGTTATTCTGTTAGAGACGAGAGGGACAACCAAACCGTCGGCATATTTTACCGAGGCAACATTACTCAGTGCGATGGAGCGGCCGGCAAAATATATGAACAGCAATGATAAAAACTTGATAAGTCAGTTGGAACAAGCGGGTGGTATTGGTACAGTGGCAACACGTGCTGATATTATTGAAAAACTATTTTCATCGTTTGTTATTGAGCACCAGGGGCAAAGCATTCGCATTACCCCTAAGGGCCGGCAATTACTTGACTTAGCACCACAGCAATTAACATCGCCGTTATTAACAGCACAGTGGGAGCAGAAACTCGCTGAAATTGCTGAAGGTAAATTATCAAAAGATGTTTTTATTCGCGATATTCGTGAATACGCACAAACTTTAGTGAGTGAGATTAAGCGTTCGGATAAAAACTTTAAGCATCAGAATATCAGCGGCAAAATGTGTCCTGATTGTGGTAAGCCGATGCTGGAAGTAAATGGTAAAAAAGGGAAGATGCTGGTGTGTTCTGACCGCGAATGCGGCAATCGCCAGCGGGTATCGCAATTAACCAATGCGCGTTGTCCGGAATGCCATAAAAAGCTGGAATTGTTTGGTGAGGGTGATGGTCGCATCTTTGTATGTAAGTGCGGTTATCGCGAAAAATTGTCGGCGTTTGAAAAACGGCGCAATAGCGAGCAGAGCAAGAAGTCGGCTTCTAAAGGTGAAGTGCAGAAGTACTTGCAGAAGAGCAAGAAGGCTGAGCCGCCAAAGGATGATAATCCTTTTGCTAAAGCTTTTGCGGCTTTGAAAAATGATGAAGAATGA
- a CDS encoding ABC-2 transporter permease, producing MKTIGKSMLVDSMSFTNRRVLMVFAFIFIIYEATNLGALYVIIPIILAFYPFQNEDKGVSVLNFAAVSKSNVVVGRYLTAIGIFLVCTLIDVVCHYLLSMIMPRTSIGLVGYMLLTTLYVIYVAACLPLYFKFGYAKCIPIMYATAAVIFAIGMLGAVIFKYFNLYWILDMIFSLQVDPLIFGIGGLVIAALITAISLVISLKIYQHRTL from the coding sequence ATGAAAACGATTGGAAAAAGTATGTTGGTTGATAGTATGTCATTTACTAACCGGCGTGTGCTTATGGTTTTTGCTTTTATTTTTATCATTTATGAGGCAACTAATTTAGGTGCATTGTATGTTATAATACCAATTATTTTGGCTTTTTATCCGTTTCAGAATGAGGATAAAGGTGTAAGTGTGCTGAACTTTGCGGCGGTCAGTAAAAGCAATGTAGTAGTCGGACGTTATCTCACTGCAATTGGTATTTTTCTGGTATGCACGCTTATTGATGTTGTCTGTCATTATTTGCTTTCAATGATAATGCCGCGGACAAGCATTGGTCTTGTTGGCTATATGTTATTAACAACGCTTTACGTTATTTATGTTGCTGCTTGTTTGCCGCTGTATTTCAAATTCGGTTATGCGAAATGTATTCCGATTATGTATGCAACTGCAGCTGTCATTTTTGCTATTGGCATGCTTGGCGCAGTTATCTTTAAATACTTCAATCTTTACTGGATTTTGGATATGATTTTCAGTTTACAGGTTGATCCACTGATTTTTGGTATTGGTGGCCTAGTTATCGCCGCACTTATAACCGCAATCTCATTGGTGATTTCACTCAAGATTTACCAACACCGGACTTTGTAG
- a CDS encoding ABC transporter ATP-binding protein — protein MDALQLTNVNKQLKGFALNDVSFSLPQGYIMGLVGLNGAGKSTTIKAIMNTLQVDSGTIEVFGHDTAKAEISAKEAIGFVSDTSIFSEAWTVKDINFLMKHLHQSWDEQRFQHYIAQFQLPDDKILKDFSRGMKMKVMLAAVLSRDTRILILDEPTSGLDPVMRDTLLGLMQEYIADGEHSVLYSTHITSDLEKTADYITFIDDGAIVFSKEAFALQEEFCVVKGEAEIMNAEQTKACIGIRKNKFGFEAMIAAKDMHLFDASFVIDTADLDAIIVFYEREKRGVHV, from the coding sequence ATGGATGCTTTGCAATTAACGAATGTGAATAAACAATTAAAAGGTTTTGCGCTTAATGATGTGAGTTTTTCATTACCGCAAGGCTATATAATGGGATTGGTCGGTTTAAACGGTGCCGGTAAGTCGACGACGATTAAGGCAATAATGAATACCTTACAAGTTGATAGCGGCACTATTGAAGTATTTGGCCATGATACTGCTAAAGCTGAAATTTCAGCAAAGGAAGCTATTGGTTTTGTATCGGATACATCAATTTTCTCTGAGGCTTGGACTGTTAAAGATATTAACTTCTTAATGAAACATCTGCATCAGTCTTGGGATGAGCAGAGGTTTCAGCATTATATAGCACAATTTCAATTACCGGACGATAAAATTTTAAAGGATTTTTCCCGCGGTATGAAAATGAAGGTAATGTTAGCAGCAGTACTCAGCCGTGATACGCGGATTTTAATTTTAGATGAACCGACCAGTGGTTTGGATCCGGTGATGCGCGATACTTTACTGGGACTTATGCAGGAGTATATTGCTGATGGTGAGCATAGCGTGCTGTATTCTACACATATTACTTCTGATTTGGAAAAAACTGCTGACTATATTACTTTTATTGATGATGGAGCAATTGTGTTCTCTAAAGAAGCCTTTGCTTTACAGGAAGAGTTCTGTGTGGTAAAGGGTGAGGCTGAGATTATGAATGCCGAACAGACAAAGGCTTGTATTGGTATTAGAAAAAATAAATTTGGTTTTGAGGCGATGATTGCGGCTAAAGATATGCATTTGTTTGATGCTTCGTTTGTTATTGATACTGCTGATCTAGATGCAATTATTGTCTTCTATGAACGTGAAAAGCGAGGGGTGCATGTATAA